A genomic region of Raphanus sativus cultivar WK10039 chromosome 6, ASM80110v3, whole genome shotgun sequence contains the following coding sequences:
- the LOC108830575 gene encoding FCS-Like Zinc finger 8: MLKKRSRSKQALMADTNQKQSKPTPKTFPRLFTAFSSFKSFTENDAVASPTSILDTKPFSVLKNPFVSDNPKTHEPETRLKLEHTRIGLAIVQDENPVPELFSRPRSGTILFGSQLRIRVPDSPRSSSDFGTKTKNSPVSPPPEETKKAGIRSTRIFTGYFSTADMELSEDYTCVTCHGPNPKTIHIFDNCIVESQPGVVFFRSSDPVNGSEYLPPDSFLSSCCNCKKNLGPRDDIFMYRGDRAFCSSECRSLEMMSEETDI; the protein is encoded by the exons ATGCTAAAGAAGAGATCGAGAAGCAAGCAAGCATTAATGGCTGATACGAACCAGAAGCAGAGCAAACCCACGCCCAAAACGTTTCCACGCCTCTTCACAGCTTTCAGCAGCTTCAAAAGCTTCACTGAAAACGACGCCGTCGCGAGTCCAACCTCAATCCTCGACACCAAACCTTTCTCTGTTTTGAAAAACCCTTTTGTATCCGATAACCCGAAAACCCACGAACCCGAGACCCGGCTCAAGCTCGAACACACAAGAATCGGACTCGCCATTGTCCAAGATGAAAACCCGGTACCTGAATTATTCTCCCGACCAAGATCCGGAACAATACTATTCGGGTCGCAACTCCGGATCCGGGTCCCGGACTCTCCACGTTCCTCGTCGGATTTCGGGACCAAGACGAAAAATTCTCCGGTTTCCCCTCCGCCGGAAGAGACAAAGAAAGCGGGTATCAGGTCGACCCGAATCTTCACGGGCTATTTCTCGACCGCCGATATGGAACTGTCGGAGGACTACACGTGCGTGACGTGTCACGGGCCTAACCCGAAAACGATCCATATATTCGATAACTGTATCGTTGAGAGCCAACCCGGGGTCGTTTTCTTTCGAAGCTCCGACCCGGTTAACGGTTCCGAGTATTTACCACCTGACAGTTTTCTCAGTAGCTGCTGTAACTGTAAGAAGAATCTTGGACCTCGTGATGACATTTTCATGTACAg GGGAGATAGAGCCTTCTGTAGCAGCGAATGCAGGTCTTTGGAGATGATGTCGGAAGAAACTGACATTTAA
- the LOC108830565 gene encoding uncharacterized protein LOC108830565 yields MESPKIFLRPFNLSDAEEVLKWAGDDDVTRYLRWDSVKTIEEAQQLILQKAIPHPWRRSISLLDDGRSIGCVSIRPDSGDGSCRANLGYAVSKEFWGRGIATAAVRMAVDQAFEAFPAVVRLQAVVEVENKASQKVLEKVGFEKEGLLKKYGFCKGVVRDMFLYSFVNYAK; encoded by the coding sequence ATGGAATCACCAAAAATATTCCTCCGGCCGTTTAATCTCTCAGACGCCGAAGAGGTTCTTAAATGGGCCGGTGACGATGACGTGACACGTTACCTCCGTTGGGACTCCGTTAAGACTATAGAAGAAGCCCAACAACTCATCCTCCAAAAGGCTATACCACACCCATGGCGCCGTTCCATCTCTTTGCTTGACGACGGTCGTTCAATCGGTTGTGTCTCCATCAGGCCTGATTCCGGAGATGGTAGTTGCCGGGCTAACCTCGGATACGCAGTCTCCAAAGAGTTTTGGGGGCGGGGGATAGCCACCGCTGCGGTGAGGATGGCGGTGGACCAAGCTTTCGAGGCTTTTCCGGCAGTAGTGAGGCTACAAGCGGTGGTGGAAGTGGAGAATAAAGCGTCTCAGAAGGTTTTGGAGAAAGTTGGGTTTGAAAAAGAGGGTTTGCTTAAAAAGTATGGTTTTTGCAAAGGAGTGGTTAGAGATATGTTTTTGTATAGTTTTGTTAATTATGCTAAGTAA
- the LOC108830566 gene encoding non-specific lipid transfer protein GPI-anchored 5 produces MKTARGLVVLLTVFMAVMSSTRVSAQSSCTTALISMSPCLNYITGNTTSPSQQCCSQLGNVVRSSPDCLCQALNGGGSQLRINVNQTQALALPRACNVQTPPVSRCNNGGGSTADSPTGLPNTSGPGNGSKTVPVGEGDGSSSHGSSIKFSYPLLAFLSVASYIAIFLKL; encoded by the exons ATGAAAACTGCAAGAGGTCTAGTAGTGTTGCTTACAGTTTTTATGGCTGTGATGTCTTCTACAAGAGTCTCTGCTCAGTCCAGCTGCACAACCGCGTTGATCAGCATGTCTCCTTGTCTCAACTACATTACCGGAAACACTACCTCTCCTTCTCAGCAATGCTGCAGTCAGTTGGGTAATGTAGTCAGGTCTTCTCCTGACTGTTTGTGTCAAGCCCTCAACGGTGGAGGCTCTCAGCTTAGGATCAACGTTAACCAAACACAGGCTCTTGCCTTGCCTAGGGCTTGTAATGTTCAAACTCCTCCTGTCAGTCGCTGTAACAACG GTGGTGGTTCTACTGCTGACTCTCCTACAGGTTTACCAAACACTTCAg GACCAGGAAATGGATCGAAAACTGTGCCAGTAGGAGAAGGAGATGGATCATCGTCACATGGAAGCTCTATCAAGTTCTCATATCCTCTTCTTGCCTTTCTTTCTGTGGCTTCCTACATCGCAATCTTTTTGAAACTCTGA
- the LOC108830570 gene encoding uncharacterized protein LOC108830570 yields the protein MGNCSQRAVSDGGGSSVRVVERDSKKIMEEYCRSRSCSSLPPIKREETLGYLVRQATLSPKRVGATIQVSPQRRNGVWKAKVVIGSKQLGEILAVEGNTHALIDQLRIAASEASASERVGGRNLSSRKGKESYFC from the coding sequence ATGGGGAATTGCTCTCAAAGAGCAGTATCTGACGGTGGTGGCTCTTCAGTCAGAGTAGTTGAGAGAGATTCCAAAAAGATAATGGAAGAATATTGCAGAAGTCGTAGTTGCAGCTCGTTGCCGCCAATAAAGAGGGAGGAAACTCTAGGGTACCTTGTTAGGCAAGCTACACTAAGCCCTAAAAGAGTTGGGGCAACGATTCAAGTGTCTCCCCAAAGAAGAAATGGAGTTTGGAAAGCAAAAGTGGTGATCGGAAGTAAACAGCTTGGAGAGATTCTAGCAGTTGAAGGCAATACACATGCCTTGATTGATCAACTTCGGATTGCCGCTTCAGAGGCTTCAGCCTCGGAGAGAGTTGGAGGTAGAAACTTATCATCCAGAAAAGGCAAAGAGAGCTATTTCTGTTAG
- the LOC108830561 gene encoding non-specific lipid transfer protein GPI-anchored 20, whose translation MSKISGITIVLVALIAVLASSVRSQQPPLSQCTPSMMTTVGPCMSILTNSSSNGTSPSTDCCNSLKSLTTGGMGCLCLIVTGSVPFNIPINRTTAVSLPRACNMPRVPLQCKANIAPAAAPGPAGTLGPAMSPGPSTTPIVPEPTPAAQTPQSDATRPFTPTVDGAAPTSDDEGSTSQPSLTPSSAYALSPSLLFFGVSLLALKFY comes from the exons ATGTCCAAGATCTCAGGAATAACGATCGTGTTAGTGGCCTTAATCGCAGTGCTAGCTTCTTCAGTACGTAGCCAGCAACCGCCGCTTAGCCAATGTACTCCGTCTATGATGACCACCGTAGGTCCTTGTATGAGCATTTTAACCAACAGCAGTAGCAACGGAACTTCACCTTCCACTGATTGTTGTAACTCATTAAAGTCTTTGACTACCGGAGGAATGGGATGTCTCTGTCTTATTGTCACCGGAAGCGTTCCTTTTAATATCCCGATTAACCGTACAACCGCCGTCTCTCTTCCACGTGCTTGCAACATGCCTAGAGTCCCTCTTCAATGCAAAG CCAATATTGCTCCAGCTGCTGCTCCTG GACCTGCTGGTACATTAGGACCGGCGATGTCTCCAGGTCCATCAACAACTCCCATAGTTCCAGAGCCAACTCCAGCAGCTCAGACGCCACAGTCCGATGCAACTAGACCTTTTACACCAACCGTGGACGGAGCTGCTCCTACGTCTGACGACGAAGGAAGCACCAGTCAACCTTCTCTCACTCCTTCATCCGCCTATGCTCTCTCaccatctcttctcttcttcggAGTCAGCCTCCTAGCTCTCAAATTCTACTGA
- the LOC108839330 gene encoding proteasome subunit beta type-2-A, with protein MECVFGLVGEGFAIVAADTSAVHSILLHKNNEDKIMLLDSHKLVAASGEPGDRVQFTEYVQKNVSLYKFRNGIPLTTAAAANFTRGELATALRKNPYSVNILMAGYDNESGASLYYIDYIATLHKVDKGAFGYGSYFSLSTMDRHYRPDMSVEEAIELVDKCILEIRSRLVVAPPNFVIKIVDKDGARDYAWRQSVQDVTTAAV; from the exons ATGGAGTGTGTATTCGGTTTAGTGGGGGAGGGATTCGCGATAGTGGCGGCGGATACATCGGCGGTTCACAGCATACTCCTCCACAAAAACAACGAGGACAAGATCATGCTTCTTGACTCTCACAAGCTCGTTGCTGCCAGCGGCGAGCCTGGCGACCG GGTTCAGTTTACGGAGTACGTTCAGAAGAACGTGTCCTTGTACAAGTTCCGCAACGGTATCCCTTTGACTACTGCCGCCGCCGCCAACTTCACTCGCGGCGAGCTCGCCACTGCTTTGAGAAAG AATCCGTACTCCGTGAATATCTTGATGGCTGGCTACGACAATGAGAGTGGCGCATCCCTTTACTACATCGACTACATTGCAACCCTTCACAAAGTTGACAAGGGAGCTTTCGGCTACGGCTCTTACTTCTCCCTCTCCACCATGGACAGGCATTACCGCCCCGACATGTCTGTTGAGGAAGCCATCGAACTGGTCGACAAATGCATACTTGAGATCCGATCAAGACTGGTCGTTGCGCCTCCTAACTTTGTGATCAAGATTGTTGACAAAGACGGAGCTCGTGATTACGCTTGGCGCCAGTCCGTACAGGACGTCACTACTGCTGCTGTCTGA